TCTCGAGTGAGACGATGGATTGGTTATCTCACAGTATAAACCACTAAACCAGACTTGCAAGGTTAAAAAAAGGGCCGTGCAAAGTCAAATGTCTTGAGCAAACAAAGGATTTCTTCTGCTGCAGACTTTGAGGTGGCAAGTAGCCAGATGTATTTGAAACTGGGACTTAGAATATCTTATCCAGTTTAATTACCAGTAGCTGTCTACTAATAACTATAAGGAAAACCACAATTATAGAAAACTTACAATTTGTAGCACGTTATTCTCCGATCGTAGATTCCCAGCCTATGAAAGAACATTGGTCAGATTATGTTGCAGCCATGACAAAGGTTAATTACATTTATCTCCAGAATTACCAGTGACAATGTATCCAAAAAATGCCAATTGCAAGAAACAGAGGACAAATTATGAGGTCCTTAAGCAGCATGGGTACTTTACAAGTTCAGACAGATCAACTAAATTATTGTACATCAGCTAAAAGTTATCtcaaaagcaaagaaaaataaGTGTCTACTCAGTTTAATGTAGTCAAAATTTAGTGGAAAcctatttcattaattttggtcagcaatatattttttcttttttcttttttgtgttcTGTAATGACTGTTTAAACAATAAAAGAGCTTTCGTCTTTTTCTTAGAAACTGCCTTTTCCTTTTAAACAATAAATAGCCTGATATTGCCTTATATAATTTGTCAAGGATGGTAGCAGATAATATAACCACCAGAGGGTGACCCTCAACAATGAAAACAAGGTAAATAGAGATAAGCAAAACAAAAGAGGGGGTGCCTATCAAGAAGTTGTGCGCTGGGTCTGATTACCTTTTGAAATTTAGAATGTCATGATAGAAAGCATGCTGGGTTTTTATTTGCTCCATGATATGACATCAGCAAAGAAAAGGTACTACAGCTACATGCATGAATACTTCCATTTACCATAACCAACAGACTTTGTGGTCATTTTTTCCCATAGTTGGGGAGCAAATTTGGACATAAGTAACTAACTTAAGAAAAGTAAATGAGAAGGAAATTTTTGATGATCATTGCATTCTAGTAAGAGAAAACATTATACTCAAATCACAATTAGTAACATATAAACTCAGAAAACAAACAAAGGTTTTCTGGTTGTAGATATGGTTATGGTACCCACATTGATGTGAGACATATATTCACCAAACTAAGAGTTTCGTATTTAACTTTCTCTACAAGTGTAAAGCCTTCATCCTTTTCTAAATATGTACATAATTTCATGTTCAATACCAAGTTATCATCGATCAATTAATGTCAGGTTAGATGAACTTGCAATGCAATCTCTTTAGACATTGAAAACATTGTTTTTGGCCAAGGACAACTTGAGCAAATATTATCAGCTAAATCCCGGATGAAGGAAACAAATAAACTGTCCCCAATATTTTCTGGTGGCTTAAGGAACACAGCAAGCCAAAGCATAATCTTAAAATAAGCACACTTTTTGTAAGGGTTTCAGCTAGTTTGCTGGCAAATTCTCTTGGTCGCCATATGAGAGACCTGGGAGCAATATTACCTTGGTAGGGGTTGGGGAAATCTAGATGTACTAACAACTAAGGGTTGCCCCAAGTTTGCAGCTCAAAATTGCCCATGGGCCTCATCTACCAGAATGATAATATTTCCTACGTCCTGTTATATATGCCCTTAATTTATCAAACCTCTCAGCATAAGATCCAAAGGATATAAAACTGAATAACTTGAGTTAAAACGATTGGTGTAATAGAAAATTGAGAGTGTAAGCTGAAAACAATGCCATCTTATACATACCAATTCATTTAGCTCCATCTTCTCATCATTTCTGAAAAGTGGATTCTGCAAGAAATTGTTGATAACCTTTTCAGTGCGACTTCCAATTGATTTTTCTGACAGGGTCCCTTTTGATTCATAAGAATTATATGTAGGTTCCTGATGGGGAGATTCATCAAATCTTGCAGGTTGAAAGGTGTTTCCCGTAGTTTTAGATTCCAGATCCAAAACACTGCCGCTTGAGGATTGCACTTTTTTATTGAAAGCCCCGCTTAGCATAGTATTGCTGCTTTGAGCAGATCCTGGGATGACACTTGAGGCAGAAGGTAAACCAGGAACAGAACCCGCATTCATCATGATCTTAGACATCAGTTGCTGGACGCATGAAAGGATTGTTAATAGAAACATATAGAGAACCACTTAGAAATGCATCACATTCACAGGAAACTTGTAGACACCTCAAGAGAAGATTGGATCAGATGAACCATTCCAGGTTTCAATGCAAGTCCTGTCATGAACACATCAAGAGTTACTACTGTAAAGGTGTAGAATTTCTTAGGCATCTGGTGCATCAGTTCAAACAAGTATTAGCAAGCAAGCAAACAATAAAACACAGCTGCATCTGAGCCACTATCAAATGTCCACGGGAATTCAGGTTATATGAGTAGATTAATATATGTCAGGTTAACAACAGGGTTGCTACCTTGGTCATTTGACTACTGACATCTTATTAGCTGAAGATCCTTTTGGGCTGGCATTACAGACCTTACTGTAGGATCCCAAATATCACTAGTCATAAAAATCATAAATTTAGCCAGCCCACGGAGTTGAGATAAGGCTTGTTGGTTATGGTGATCATGATTTTGAAAATTACCCCATACCAATGTTTGACAACTTCGTCTCATTTTTAGTTTCAGCCAAGCTTAatgagtttcttttttttttttttttgacaatttCAGCAGCTTGGTGATCATGACTCCAATTTTGGCAGGTCcattttaaacatagaaaataaagatatcaactaaaatcagaaaaaagaatcaaaagtaatagaaaaataaactaaatcAACAGAATAGATTAGAAATGACTTTAAAACATATTATCTTGTTTTGGATTTTGGATATACTAAATCACTAATTCACAGGTTTTGcattaagaaaaatatattttttaaaatatagtaACGTTTAAGAAACCTCCTCTTTCTCTAAATCAAATTCCTTTTCTCTATGTTAATGTCCCATGTAGAGCAGAACTGGgcaatataatatttttctgaATCCAAAAAACAACAGCCCTTGCTAAAACACAGATTTATTAAAGGTCGTGTCCGGTTATTGTTTGTCACTCCTGATAATGATTCAAGTAGTTTATACTTCAtagttttttattcttttctaacTCTATTTCTAATTTATAAACTCATATCTTCCATAAATATAGTTTGTGTGGCTCCATGCTAGCAGCCCACACTACCTGTAGATTTCGCTCTACAAAACAGAGGCATTTTGTCATAAGAACATAAAGTGTTCATCTCAAAAGAGTCAAAATCAATTAGCAATAGAGTTAGACTAGTATTTTCAATTGGTTCACATCAAATGTGCAGGATCCAGCATTCCTGCAATAGTTTCAttattgttcatcatctgatctGTTTTTGGCAATTTGAGAAGTCTTTAGTTGATCTCTTACGACCTTAAAACTGCAGAAATAGCAAAATATGCAAAACAGAAAATCCTAAGCTTATTCCAAATCCATTTTGTACCCATAGAAAATCAACAAAAACATTTAATGATTCACAAACCTAGAAGTACTTTCTTTCTCGAATTAAAGTCCAAACCATGCAGCAAATGATATATTCTTTGAGCCACTTGTAAAGTAGGAGATGTCAAACTTTCCTTACCTAGAAAGCATGCTTGGTACTATGCAACTAAGTTGTAACTCACCAAATACACAATAAATATACACAAATATATGCACaaaaaaaacctttttttttgaaaaaaagattaCTAATAGTGTGTATCTTAGTGAAGgatgttgcccaagatgacaacccaaggggagtgtgaattgggttttttcaAAACTTTTTACAAACTTTAAATAATGATTAAATAAAACTAATTTAAACTTTAAGTATGCACAATaaaatgaatgataaataaatacaaAAGATAAAAACGAGCACAAACAAATCAAATTATAAGATTTTATAGTAGTTCAGTACCAACTCTACGCCTATATCTACTCTCCAAAgctttcttcttgaaaattttaccgTAATCTATAAACCGGATTATAGCTCAGTTATTTTTGGACTCACAACCAAACTCAGTTGATTTTTTCTGGCAATCAACTAAAACCAAACCCAAGTTCCAACACCTAGTCGATTTTCTAGAACAATCAACCGCAACCTAGCTGTTTCACGGATACAACTAAACCTTACACGCCAACTAAATTTTTACGGTGTCAGTACACCACAAACCCCACACGAGATTAGAGGTACAACAGAGAGATAGAAAATACATACAATATAACCTCTACAAAGGTTGGATTAATGTCGTTGAAGCTCAAGTTTGATTGCTCTGAAAGTTGGAATCTTGGTGAATGGAAGTCAgcacttttcctttttctttcttgcttgctttAGATCTTGTggaaaaacttagtgatggaaagtTGAAGCTCTCTTCTCTATAGATATTTGGCAGCTCACTTTGAAGTGGAAGAGGTTTAGGATAGTCACTTCTTAGATTGATCCTCAAGTTGAAGCTCAAAAGTGGTGATAGACTtatattccttttcttttacctCCTTCACTCATTTTCCTTGATCACCTCTCTTCTTCTTGTCTTCTTTGGGTGTTCCCATACATTTATATCTTCGAAAACTAGTTGGAAGATGTTTCTAGCTGTTAGAGAGGCTAAAATAACCGTTGAAAGTGAATATAGTCATTTTGGTTTTGCAAAAAAACTAGTCGTTACTGTTGTCAAGTGCAGACGAGTTGGCTCGAATTCTTCAGGGATCAACTCGTGATCTTCAGGGGTTGACTCATGAAAGAGTTATTTTTGActgctttttattttctttctatggTCATTCAAGGATCGACTCGTTTATGCTGGGGTCGATTCGTGATCTTCAACGGTCAACTCATCAACTACAGAAACTCCTAAAactctttcaaaaaaatatccaTGCTTCTCTAACCTCTCAAACTCATTGATCTCCCCATACAACAAATTAACCACTCCGAAAACACAAAATCATTAGTATCATATTCAAATATTTTatcctcatcaaaatcaatccattgggtcaacaaagaaaaaaatattttcacgtGTAGAACAACTATGTGGGAACAGGAAAAAAGGGGATTACAAGAAATTTTCTACCATGCACTTATGGACTACCAAAAGTCCTAATATAACACATACCTACTCCAAAGCCGTGGCCAACACCAACCCCACATCCAATACCTGCTTCAATGTTCTTCATCCCCAACTTCTTTAGCTGATCAACAAGTAGCAAACAGTGAGAAATTATATAATTTCAGCTACAaagatataataaaaatatgaactGGATGAATGCCCTTACAGAGCCATTAACATGTCTCCCGACTCCAGAAAAAGCATCTGTTGCACCGCTTGTCGCACTCATGACTTGCTGCAGTACTGGTATTGCACCTGATCAAAACAGGTTAAATGTTCATTTGCAGGAAAACTACCACATCAGTACCAAATGATAAAGCAAAATATCAAAGTATAAACACAATGATATGTTTGTGGAGGTAAAATGGGACTGCTCACCACATAAAATATCTAAATCCCACCTGCTTTTTTGGAACATAGAGAATCGATAAATGATTAGAACTTACTATACAGAACAAGAGGTTAATTGAAATATTGAAAGTGCAAGAATTTCTGAGTGAATAAAAAACAGAGAAGAAATTACTTCAAGTGACTGAAAttaaaaaatacaaataaatTGGAGACTtatataatttaataaaaaaatgtatAGTTAATTATCAAGCACGAACCAACCAAATGGTTTCCTGTAAAAATGAAATGACCATGGTGCAAagtcaacatcaaaaaggttctaTGGAGGCTTGAGCAGACCTCCGTGACAGACTTTTGATCTGATGTCAACCCGCTATGAATTGGTGTCTAATTTTAAGAGATGCGACAGGAGGTACCATATTAAAAACTAAAGCCATGTGGCTGGTAGTGAAATCTAACTTACTGATAGTAAATTTACACTTTAGAAAGCAAGCAGATAACCTCCAAGATTTTTCCTGACCTTGGAAATAAactagaagatgaggaagaatgTCAATGTTGATATCAGACTTTGAAAACGTTTCTGAGACACAAATTATAAGCCAAAGAGGCAGATGTAGATGACAAGAATAAGATATATTCACAATGTCCTACAGAAACGCAATCTACACAAAGAATACCAAATGAGAAGTTATCACGAAATTGCAGAAACTTCTCAGCAATTAAAAATTTCTGTAGCAATTACACGAAGCAAGTGGAGAATGTCCAAGTAAAATAAGCATTGGAATAACTGTTGATGCAATATAATGCATGATAGAAATTAAACACTCCATGCCTTCCGTGGTGCAAGCTATAGTCAATATATGCAGAATCAATGACAATGGCTCTCAATATTTCAGAAGATATGACGAAATtaacagaaaattcagaaagaaAATATTGCTAGCTATGTTAATACATTTGTAATAGTGGAACGTATAGAAGATACAGAGCATTTAAACTGAAACATGCCTAATATCTTCTACTAGATCTTCAGTGCTTCCTCTGGTAATGGAATGAGCACATAATTTTGACACCACTGTTAGTTATATCCCATCTTATCAAGCTGGTACCTTCCATGATTCAGAGGCAGAAAAACATGCTTTTATAGTTCAATAAAATTACAATATTTGTAGAAGCCATCAACAGcaaataaagaaaacaccttatttTGCCTTTTAAAGCAATGCAAGACCTTTAAaatttagtcaaaaatttgtatAGTTTACATAGTAGTCACCATCATTTTGAACACAAAATCCAACAAATAAACCACTTCTGCTTGCGTAGTACTACATGAGGTTAATGTGAAGCTGGTTGGTGATAATTACGCTGCGTTCATGAAATGAAAAACAGTTGAGCATAAGCTAATGGCCTAAATATACCAAACAATGGACTTAACAAACGGGATTGCCTGCACATTAGAAATCTTGGCTTACATAAATCAACTTCACGAAAAACCATAATTTTACATCCATAATACACGTTCATGAATCGACATGCATTCTTAAACATCACAAAATGTCAAGTAAGTCAAGCTTCGTTGCATGCACATAACACGTTCGCGAAATCTCCTCACAGAGAAAAGACCAGGGCAATCACCAATTCAAGCAATACACTGGCATTTCCCGGTACGGTTGGGTGAGTCTTCGTCGCTCTTTCCTTTGGACAGAATTCCCGAGTCCATCACCTAATGGAAGTGTCTGAGGTGTTTGTTGGGGTTCAAGGGGGTGGGGAGAGTACTTTACCTAGATATATGGGCCGGCCAACGCCGATACCAATCCCACATCCCACGCCGAATCCCGTAAAGACCTGGAAAACCTTGAGGCTGAAGGGATTCTCCATCCGGAAAGCCGAGCTTCTCCGGGGACCTATGGCGCTGTCCATTGGATTGAAAAATGAAAAGCTCGTTCGGCCCTCGCGCTGATGGCGCCGGCCGGAATAAAGGAATGAGCCAAGCCGTACCCAGGCGTTTTTAATATTTGGGGACAAACGGGGGGCTCCGAGACCCAAACAAAAACAGAACAAAATTACAAGCGGGGAAAGGAACTCCAGCCGTGCACCAACGTGGTCATGCGCCACGCGAGACGCATTCCTGTGGCCCAGCCACTAGACGAGCGATGAATGGGACCATACGAATGAATGCGTCTTGCTGATTGGCCCGGTGTATGGCCACATGGTGCCCGCGGTGTATGATATAATTTCTGAAAAATCCGGCCCAAATGTGGTGAAAGGAAACCCGTTTCCCTTTCCTAATTTTCGTGCAGCTCGTCGGGGAAACCGAGACAATGTAATATTCTTGTAAGCCACATAGAAGGCACCTGAGGTTTTGACCATGGATGAATTCACAGCCCAATGTGCCATCCTTCCGTGCAGCGCAGGACATGCATAGCAGCTGACTTTCCAAAGAGCACAAGTATGGGCAATCCAATCCATTGCATGAGTCTACCCAAGTTTTCCTTGATAAATTGCAGTTTATCATGATCTACAACTGTTTGAATGCGATGTTGGACTTGTTTAAGTCTATCATGGCCGGTATCCATAGACTCTTATTAAGAGTTCTGCGAGGATCCATACGGATGTGTGTTTGGTCTTACATCAGTCATTTGTTTgagagattttgggtacttatacagaactaaGCAATCCAAAAAAATATCTTCCGACTAGCCTTTTTGAATGAGGTcataggttgttacaaatagtatcagagcagatcTGGCCCATAGCTTATATGCATTAGAGAATAGTATAGCATAGATTCATAGAGGTTAACATGGGTCAATCATAGTACTTGTGATTATATTTGAATGGATATGAATCCTTAATCTGACAAGGACATCGAGCTTAAATAGggtgagtatgtgaggatccgtgcggacatgtgtttagttccatatcGTTTATTCACCGAAAAGATCTtagatatttatacaggattaaagaatctaaaaaatatcttccaactagcctttttggatgagatcatgAGTTGCcgaatatttttttcctttttcctatgAAAGTGTTTAGGAGGGAGGATTAATGTTAGGATGGCAACTAATAGAAGAAAATACGAAGCTTTAGTGGATTGGAAGGAGGATTAATGTTAGGATGGCAACTAATAGAAGAAAATATGACAAATATGTGAAATAAGTGTGACATCAGTATTTCAAACTAAAGGCGACCAAGCACCTGTGAACTATAAAAAATGAAAGCCCAACAACCGGATGGAGAATCAATTTGcccattataatttttattcaaCCTAGTATTCTAGTATGACTACTGGTTAGATTCATCCTCAACTCATTTcagattaaatgttaagaattGGTATCAAAAAGCACAAAAGGCAGCCTTTGAATGCTAATGCCTTTTATTTTAGAGGAAAAGCTAATTTCTTTTTAGAGGAAGTGTTAGTTCAGAACCTTAGTCTGTTTCGCCCAGGGACTAATGCATCTTGCAAATATTCTTAGTTGTGAAAATTACAGGTTGCATGCATTGCAGAAGGAGATTAttgggataattttttttttaaaaaaaggagggGCTAATCTCCATCTTTTTTTATCATCTACCATATGAAAGAACTATATGGTGGtccctaattaaaaaaaaaaaaaaaaagaagtcttcTGAATTAAGCAGAGTCGAAAATCTGCTTTTAGAAAGTAAAGCGCCTATTTTATTTTCAAACATTACAACTTTGCCTTCCATGGAAGTAGATAAATAGTAGTTTGTTGAAATGCATTGTACACCCAATCAAAGTATGGTTTGTTGAAATATTAACAAAAGGTTCCCAATAAGGGACCAAGATCATATACACATCCAAAAGATCAAAGATATCTTTATCAGGATAAATATATAGTTACACATAGCCAACTCCCCATCAACTAATACCCCCAAACACTTCTAACACAAAGCATGCAACATTGACAAAGTGTTGACATAATGAAGCAACATATCACAACCCTAAATTTTCTTCGGGATTATTGCGCTGATCATCAAATCCGAAGAATCTTCCTCGTCCGAGGGTAGCATCACCATCACATGCCCTTCATCGGCGCATGACACGACACGATAGGACACGTGGATGGGCAAATTTCCTTGATTAAAAGCCATTTCTTCGATGCCAAGCTCGTCCCACCATACTACACTGATTGCACCATTGAAGGGCTTgctgagttgagtcgacccctttGTGCTGCAAGATTCAACCTTTAGGTCGCCTGCGTGATCGTTAATGATGAGGGTAAAATTAGAGATGTCCTTGCCCTCCATCCTTTGCGTAGCCTCTTTGAGGCAGAGGATAGCAAGCTCATTGCAAGATGGCGAGCCTTGGTCTCGAGCTCGACCCACCTTGAAGAGcatggtggtggtggaggcggGGCTCACCGGAATGGAGTCAAGTGGAGTAGACTTGATGCGGTTTGGCCGGCCAGGTCTTTGGAAGTAGCCCAAATGAAAAATGGGGTTCGTGGAAAGTTGGCCTTGGGCAAGCATTTGGGTGTGGGTTTGGGCCCAGGACTTGAGGAACCGCGCTAAGAACAGAGGATCCGCCAGGAAGAGGCTACAGCTGATTCCGATGGAGTATCCATCACCCTGGAATTGGGTCACCTGCAGCAAGAAAATAAGAAGAATCCCAACTTGTAAGCCACGGATGTTGATAAAGAGCAAATGCGATGGTGATGGTTTTATCTAGGTGGGTCCATTTCACCTAATCCAGCTTGAAATGGTTTAAGTCCTTCAATGGTGGGCAAGTTGGATTTGTTTGGGGATTAAGAGATAGGCATGGGCAGGTTGGATTGGATTAGCGACGTTGATTTCAGGTCAATTTCTTCAAATTTGGGCTAGATTTTCTTAGTCATACCAAGTATATTTTAGGAAGTTTGGAGGTTAATTAGGTGGAGCTGTCCTTGACATTGATTTGAGTAACTTGAAGATGAGTAAAATTAAACATTGCTAAGAAACATAAAAGGGTATGAATAACTCTGAAAAATCACCCTAGAACTTTTACTTGCAAGAGGCTTATCCTTTCCCATACGCGTTAAAATTGACTTTTAGATATCTTTATttactttcttcctttcctcgtcatattgtgtttttttttcttccttctttttcctcctaCTTTTGAAGAAAATATATGCTTTCTAATTAATTTTGCAGTTTTGGTTGAATAATGCTTGCTAGACTTGCCAGGGTCGCATTTCATAGCAAGTGGTGCTTTGGCATTTGAGATGCCCAAGAAGTCTTAGACCTTTCGTAAATGGTGCTTTTCTACTTGAGATGCCAAGGAAGACTGGAACCTCTCAATAGGCTAGTGTTTAGTCacatcttccaattgttgtaaTTATTTTTGCCTCTTATTGCATTGGATGTGTGCCTCTATAGGCATTATTTAGTCATAATCTTGTTATAATAGTTATTGCTGCAACAAGACTGATGACAATTCAAGAAGGAAATATTTAATCACAGTCTTATTATAATGAATGTCATACAACACCAGTGAACTTTAGTTCGGCTGATCACCTATTGTCGCTTAGATAAGAGGTTGAGGATTTGATTCTGATTAGAGTCTCCCTCAAAAGGTGGGCTGAGAATAAAAGTAAAGAGATGAGGATTAGTCCCTCCTAATCTTCAAAACAATATAATTTTCTGTCTAATAATTAGCTCATCAAAATAtcctaaggaaaaaaaaaaatcaaaattttcattacaaaaagagtattttatattacaaataATAACATAGTTGAACAAAGATGTCAATTTATCATTGCCTTCCATCACTACAGGTAAAAATTCATGTTCGAGCAGTCACTATTATATGTCAAAAAAATATCCAATAACTGGCTTGACAAAGCAAAATAGACCATTGTTTGACCATAATTATATCATATAGCGACGTTTTTCTAATCCTTTCCAGAATTAAACCAATCGAAAACCAAACCTCAAGTTGGATGCTCTTGTGGCCAAGTCCTAATCATTTCTGCCCAGCTCAACAACCCAAGACTGAAATCTGCAAATAAGCTTTAGCCTActgattgcttcactcttctcatcggagctggtTCCAGTTTCGAACATGATTTAGTGTTTGATATAACTATATTTTCATCATTTTGGTGCAATATGGTGGTGCCTCTGATGTTCTTCATATTAGATAAagccaaaaagaaaaacaagtaaaTACTGTAAATTCACCTGAATGTAAAACAGTGCCGAGTACTGAGGATTCTCCTTGTCGACGTCCACCCAATAGGCCAGCTGACCCTCCCTACTATCCCTCTCCGTTGAGCCCAAGAACTCCGACATGGTCATCTCCGCCGAGGCCTGCACCAACCTCACTCCCGAGTCATTGAACTTGATCTCCCAGCAGCCATCGCCTTCATCGTCCCTTCGAAGCCTGCCGGCGAGCAGCGGCTCATCCGCTATTGCCGCACTCAGTGTCTCCTTGATCCACGCCGCCACGACCGCTGCCGATGCCGACTCCTCCTCCCCGGCTTTCTTATAGTAAAGAATGATTCGAAGGCGGCTTTGTAGAATCTCAGGCCGAAGCGGAGAGGCAACGGAGATCCGGCGCGACTGCCCGGCCTCCGCCATCCTTCCCGGTGTCACCGTCTGCATGGCTTCTACGTGTAATAGCCTCGATGGAGTTGGGGTGGAGTTGGGAGCTGCCATGACCTGAAGAAGCCTGATACAAAGGTACCGAGGATGCTATGGGTGCAGGAAAAGGCCGTCTTGCCTTGGTATTTAAAAGCTAATTATGGTGGTGATTACTCCAAGATTGACATTAATTATTTTTCCCAAAATTACTAAGAAATGAACAAGGGTCACAAAAGTTGTGGTAATGAATGAGAGCAACGTGCTTGTTGGTTGGTCGTTGGCTGATAGATTGGTTCGATCGTAGGGTTAATGGTCGCGGATGGCTATTTATTGGACGATTGGATGGTGAACCGTCGTGGTGTTACGCTCTTGGGTTCGTGTGGGGATTTGTTTGGGGAAGTTATATATTAAGAATTAGAAGGGGGTCGTTGGCCTGATGCACCTAATGGAGCGCGTACAGGCGTGCACCGGGACCGCGTAGAAAAGACGTATTTCTAATTTGGTAACTGGATTGCAGCCAATTTCTATAGCTGCCATTAATTACATACCATAGagttgaatatatttatatgaTTTGGTTTTCTATGATGTATTCCAGGATTACATCTCCAATCCTATGGGTCGATAGAATCTATCTCATGTTTAGGTTATGCAAGTTGGCAGTCTATTACTAGATCTTATCTCTACATATTATATTGGGTTTAAGTATTCTGCATCATCTTTGGTTACCGTCATCATTTATTTAATTACACTTTGGGCCTTTGGCCTCCATCATTAAAAaatggtctctctctctctctctctctctctatctctatctctatctccaTCTCCATCTCCATGATTTTGCTTATATGAGCCGTTTTACATTGCCAACGTAACATCATGGAGGGTGTCaaactatttttattattaaggAGTAATTAGATTTCGAGACCATGACCTTGGTCCTTTTTTTGGGTGTGGAATAAAGAAcatatctctccctctctctctctctcaaattaTCTGATAATCTTAACAAAGAGTATGATATAGTCTTTCATAATGTTAAATAAATTTTGCACAAAATTATTATCTAATTACATGCACTCTTTAACTAGCTTTTCAAGAAGGAAAAATGTTGTCTCTTTGCAAACAAGTTCAAATcgtacttttttaaaaaattatcaaGAACATTGTTGATATTTTGGTCTTAAATTGACTTCCAACTGTATATGGTTCTAAATGAATCAAAACAaccccataaaaaaaaaaatcaaaaaaaaaaaatcagttgtACAAAAAATAGCGACATCTGAGAAGGAATTCATCTAATGGATTCATGGTAGTTGCACAAAAGATTAttgtaaaaatttaaaataaatatatatatattaatataatcttGTATCCTTTTGCCTTCTAATATACCATGCAATTGTTTATAAGAAGCAAGACGGTGGAAGAC
Above is a genomic segment from Phoenix dactylifera cultivar Barhee BC4 chromosome 2, palm_55x_up_171113_PBpolish2nd_filt_p, whole genome shotgun sequence containing:
- the LOC103713605 gene encoding uncharacterized protein LOC103713605 isoform X5: MSATSGATDAFSGVGRHVNGSLKKLGMKNIEAGIGCGVGVGHGFGVGLALKPGMVHLIQSSLEQLMSKIMMNAGSVPGLPSASSVIPGSAQSSNTMLSGAFNKKVQSSSGSVLDLESKTTGNTFQPARFDESPHQEPTYNSYESKGTLSEKSIGSRTEKVINNFLQNPLFRNDEKMELNELAGNLRSENNVLQILLKHQQVIEELMEENQKLRQILVEDLNVPPSKLQINKESKIKTYYSCSDCFECRRRDRRRTR
- the LOC103713605 gene encoding uncharacterized protein LOC103713605 isoform X4; the protein is MWDWYRRWPAHISRWDLDILCGAIPVLQQVMSATSGATDAFSGVGRHVNGSLKKLGMKNIEAGIGCGVGVGHGFGVGLALKPGMVHLIQSSLEQLMSKIMMNAGSVPGLPSASSVIPGSAQSSNTMLSGAFNKKVQSSSGSVLDLESKTTGNTFQPARFDESPHQEPTYNSYESKGTLSEKSIGSRTEKVINNFLQNPLFRNDEKMELNELAGNLRSENNVLQILLKHQQVIEELMEENQKLRQILVEDLNVPPSKLQINKESKIKTYYSCSDCFECRRRDRRRTR
- the LOC103713605 gene encoding uncharacterized protein LOC103713605 isoform X3, with the protein product MDSAIGPRRSSAFRMENPFSLKVFQVFTGFGVGCGIGIGVGRPIYLGAIPVLQQVMSATSGATDAFSGVGRHVNGSLKKLGMKNIEAGIGCGVGVGHGFGVGLALKPGMVHLIQSSLEQLMSKIMMNAGSVPGLPSASSVIPGSAQSSNTMLSGAFNKKVQSSSGSVLDLESKTTGNTFQPARFDESPHQEPTYNSYESKGTLSEKSIGSRTEKVINNFLQNPLFRNDEKMELNELAGNLRSENNVLQICKLDISSFLLQSVTETSTSHRGVDGGEPETAPNTRGGP
- the LOC103713605 gene encoding uncharacterized protein LOC103713605 isoform X2, with protein sequence MDSAIGPRRSSAFRMENPFSLKVFQVFTGFGVGCGIGIGVGRPIYLGAIPVLQQVMSATSGATDAFSGVGRHVNGSLKKLGMKNIEAGIGCGVGVGHGFGVGLALKPGMVHLIQSSLEQLMSKIMMNAGSVPGLPSASSVIPGSAQSSNTMLSGAFNKKVQSSSGSVLDLESKTTGNTFQPARFDESPHQEPTYNSYESKGTLSEKSIGSRTEKVINNFLQNPLFRNDEKMELNELLLKHQQVIEELMEENQKLRQILVEDLNVPPSKLQINKESKIKTYYSCSDCFECRRRDRRRTR
- the LOC103713605 gene encoding uncharacterized protein LOC103713605 isoform X1, which translates into the protein MDSAIGPRRSSAFRMENPFSLKVFQVFTGFGVGCGIGIGVGRPIYLGAIPVLQQVMSATSGATDAFSGVGRHVNGSLKKLGMKNIEAGIGCGVGVGHGFGVGLALKPGMVHLIQSSLEQLMSKIMMNAGSVPGLPSASSVIPGSAQSSNTMLSGAFNKKVQSSSGSVLDLESKTTGNTFQPARFDESPHQEPTYNSYESKGTLSEKSIGSRTEKVINNFLQNPLFRNDEKMELNELAGNLRSENNVLQILLKHQQVIEELMEENQKLRQILVEDLNVPPSKLQINKESKIKTYYSCSDCFECRRRDRRRTR
- the LOC103713605 gene encoding uncharacterized protein LOC103713605 isoform X6, which produces MDSAIGPRRSSAFRMENPFSLKVFQVFTGFGVGCGIGIGVGRPIYLGAIPVLQQVMSATSGATDAFSGVGRHVNGSLKKLGMKNIEAGIGCGVGVGHGFGVGLALKPGMVHLIQSSLEQLMSKIMMNAGSVPGLPSASSVIPGSAQSSNTMLSGAFNKKVQSSSGSVLDLESKTTGNTFQPARFDESPHQEPTYNSYESKGTLSEKSIGSRTEKVINNFLQNPLFRNDEKMELNELAGNLRSENNVLQILSFAISY